In Mesorhizobium sp. M9A.F.Ca.ET.002.03.1.2, the DNA window AAGGCTTCTCCTGCCGCACGAAAAGGATCGATCTGCGCACGGGCGGCGAATGGGTGTTCGACATGATCGCGCCTGACGGCACAGTCTTCCCGAACCACCATCTCTATATCGAGGTCCGGCCCGAGGAGAAGATCGGCTATTCGCTGCTTTGGGGCGAGAACGGGCCGAAACATGCCGACGCCTGGGCCTCGTTCGAGGATCAGGACGGGGCAACGAAGGTAACGCTGGGCATGGTATTCAGCACGGCTGCCGAGTTCCAGGAGGCGAAGGGCTTCGGTGCCGTGGAACTCGGACTGCAAACTCTGGGCAAACTGGAACGCTTCGTCGCATCCCGCTGAAATGCTGCGACTTCCCGTCGGCTCGAATTAGGGCTTGTGGACGAGGTCCTCATCCATGTCGCGCCCGTCCTCATCAGCGACGGCATCCGCCTCTTCAGTCAGAAGGGCATGGAGCCGGTCGGGCTGGAGAAGACCGAGGTCTCGGAAGCGGGGCAGACCACCAACATGCGCTTCCGCTTCGCGGGATAGGGCCGAGAATTCACAAAGGGATACACGGAAGAGGAGGTTCTATGAGAAAACTGATCATATGGAACATGGTGACCGTCGACGGCTTCTTCGAAGGTCCAGACAGGGACATCAGCTGGTTCGTCTTCGAAGAAGAACTCGAGAACTACATTCGTGAGACCCAGGAAAAGGCCGACACGCTGATCTTCGGCCGCCTGACCTACGAGCTCATGGCAGCCTATTGGCCGTCCGAGCAAGGCTGGATCGCGGACTTCATGAACAAGATCGAGAAGGTGGTCTTCTCGCGCACGCTGAAAAGCGCCGACTGGAACAACACGAAGCTCTTCAACGCCAATGTCGCGAAAGAAGTCTCCAAGCTGAAGACCAGGGACGGCGGAGACATCTTCGTGTTCGGCAGCGCCGACCTCACGGCGACCCTGATGGAGCACGGCCTGATCGACGAGTATCACCTCGGGATCAACCCCGTCATTCTCGGGAGAGGCACGCCGCTCTTCAAGGGCGGCCCGAACCGGATACCCCTGAAGCATCTGGAGACGAGGGCGCTCAAGTCAGGTGTTGTCATCCTCCATTACGCGCCGGAGAGCAGACAATGACGATCGATCCGCTCTTTCCCGTCACAACCCGGATCTATATCCACGCCGACATCCGGTTGAAGGAAAAGGCGCTCTCTCAGGTCGCCGGCCCCGAAACGCATCCTGGACGGTATCGCCCCAGCGACGAACTGCTCGCCGCAAAGCTCGGCCATGCGGCATAATCCGAATTACGGCATAATGACCGTTATGCCGATATCGGCATAATGCGCATGGGTCGATGGCGGCCACCTCGTTTCATCGCTGTGAGGTTTTCCATGAATTTCGACATTCCCGCCCGCACCGAAGATTACCGTGTCCGCATTGCCGACTTCGTCGAGCGTGAGATCCTGCCGCTCGAGGCCGACAAGGCATCCTATGACGCGCATGGAAATATCGCCTTGCCGCTGCTGGAGGGGCTCCGCGCCAAGGCGCGGATGGCGGGCCTGTGGTGCCTGCAACTCAAGTCCGAAACCGGCGGCGCCGGTCTCGGCAAGATCGACATGGCGGTCTGCTACGAGGAGATGAACCGGTCGATCTTCGGACCCGTGGTGTTCAATTCGGCAGCGCCCGACGATGGCAACATGATGGTTCTGGAGGCGCTCGGCACGCCGGCGCAAAAGGAAAAATGGCTGAAGCCGATCGTCGAGGGCAAGGTGCGCTCGGCCTTTGCCATGACCGAACCGCACCCCGGCGGCGGCTCGGACCCTTCGATGATCATGACGCGTGCGAAGCGGCGCGGCGACAAATATGTCGTGACCGGCCGCAAATGGTTCATCACCGGCGCGGAGGAGGCCAGCCATTTCATTCTGATCGCGCGAACCTCGGACGATCCGCGCCATGGCCTGTCGGCCCTGATGTTCCACAAGGACCAGCCGGGCTGGCGCATCGTGCGCCGCATCGAGATCATGGGTCCGGAGGAGCATGGCGGGCATTGCGAGCTGGAATTCGATGGGCTCGAAATCCCTGTCGAAGACATGCTGGCCGGCGAGGGCAGGGGCATGAAGGTGACGCAGGTGCGGCTCGGTCCGGCGCGGCTTACCCACTGCATGCGCTGGCTCGGATTGTCCAAGCGCTGCGTCGAGATCGCGCGCGCCTACGCGGCCGAGCGCTACGGTTTCGGTCAGCGCCTCGCCGACCGCGAAAGCGTCCAGCTGAAGCTCGGCGACCTCGCCATGCGCATCGAGATCGGCCGCATCCTGGTGATGAAGGCTGCGTGGGAACTGGACCGCGGCGGCTTTGCCCGCAAGGAAGTGTCGATGGCCAAGGTCCAGGTCGCCAATGTGCTGCATGACGCGGCCGATGTGGCGATCCAGATCAATGGCGCGCGTGGCTATTCCAAGGATACGGTGCTCGAATGGATTTATCGCTATGCGCGCCAGGCGCGGCTCGTCGACGGTGCCGATGAGGTCCACAAGATGGTGCTGAACCGTTTCCTCGACGAGGAAGAGGGCGGCTTCTGGCGCTGGACTGTCGAAGGCGAGGCATAAGCGCGCGCATCCGGGAGGAAAAGATGGCGCAGCCGTTGAATGCGGATTTCGACCCTGCGGCATTGAAGGGCTTTCTCGCGAGCCGCTTCGGCGATGCCGCAATGACGCTCGAGCGGATCGGCGGCGGACAGTCCAACCCCACCTACTTCGTCGACTATGGCGCGCATCGCATGGTGCTGCGCAAGAAGCCGGCCGGGCCGATCCTGCGCGGGGCGCATGCCGTCGACCGCGAGTTCCGCGTGCTTGAAGCGCTCGCGCCGACCAATGTCCCGGTGCCCGGGCCGGTGCTCTATCACGACGGTGCCGAGCCGCTCGGCACGCCCTTCTACCTGATGGAGCGGCTGGATGGTCGCGTCTTCCACGACTGCTCGCTGCCCGGTCTTTCGCCCCAGGAGCGACGCGCCATCTATTTCGGCATGGCCGAAGCGATGGCCAAATTGCATGCCGTCCGTCCCGACGAGGTTGGCCTCGGCGACTATGGGCGGCCCGGCAACTATTTCGAGCGCCAGATCGGCCGCTGGACCAGGCAGCTCAGGGAATCGCCGAGCGACAGAATTCCGGCGCTCGAAGCGATCGCCGACTGGCTGCCGCGGCATGTGCCCCCGGATGATGGACGCGTGTCGATCGCCCATGGCGACTTCCGCCTCGGAAATCTGCTGTTCCATCCCGGGAAGCCGGAGGTGATCGGCATTCTCGACTGGGAACTGTCGACGGTCGGCCATCCGCTCGCCGATCTCGGCTTTTGCTCGATGACCTGGCATTCGGCCCCGGACGAGTATGGCGGCATCCTCGGCCTCGATCATGCCGCACTCGGCATCCCCAGCCAGCGCGAATTCCTCGACCATTATTTCGCGCATGCCGTGCCCACTGCGCCGCTGGAGCGCTTCCACCTGGTTTTTTCGCTGTTCCGTTTCGCGGTGATCTTCGTCGGCATCGCCGACCGGGCGCGGGCAGGCAGCGCAGCGTCGGCCGATGCCGCCAGCAAGTCGCCTCTCGCCGGCCGCTTTGCTGTACGCGCTCAAGAGATCATCGACGGGGCAAGGCCGTGGAAAATCGAAAAGGCCGAGTAGCGCGCCGTGCTGCGGGCCTATCGAACGATCGGGCCGGCCGGCGTGCGGGTGAGCACCTCGGCGCCGGCATCGGTCAGAAGTACGGTGTTGGAGACGAAGTCGTCGCCGCGACCGGTGCCCATC includes these proteins:
- a CDS encoding dihydrofolate reductase family protein translates to MRKLIIWNMVTVDGFFEGPDRDISWFVFEEELENYIRETQEKADTLIFGRLTYELMAAYWPSEQGWIADFMNKIEKVVFSRTLKSADWNNTKLFNANVAKEVSKLKTRDGGDIFVFGSADLTATLMEHGLIDEYHLGINPVILGRGTPLFKGGPNRIPLKHLETRALKSGVVILHYAPESRQ
- a CDS encoding acyl-CoA dehydrogenase family protein, producing MNFDIPARTEDYRVRIADFVEREILPLEADKASYDAHGNIALPLLEGLRAKARMAGLWCLQLKSETGGAGLGKIDMAVCYEEMNRSIFGPVVFNSAAPDDGNMMVLEALGTPAQKEKWLKPIVEGKVRSAFAMTEPHPGGGSDPSMIMTRAKRRGDKYVVTGRKWFITGAEEASHFILIARTSDDPRHGLSALMFHKDQPGWRIVRRIEIMGPEEHGGHCELEFDGLEIPVEDMLAGEGRGMKVTQVRLGPARLTHCMRWLGLSKRCVEIARAYAAERYGFGQRLADRESVQLKLGDLAMRIEIGRILVMKAAWELDRGGFARKEVSMAKVQVANVLHDAADVAIQINGARGYSKDTVLEWIYRYARQARLVDGADEVHKMVLNRFLDEEEGGFWRWTVEGEA
- a CDS encoding phosphotransferase family protein — encoded protein: MAQPLNADFDPAALKGFLASRFGDAAMTLERIGGGQSNPTYFVDYGAHRMVLRKKPAGPILRGAHAVDREFRVLEALAPTNVPVPGPVLYHDGAEPLGTPFYLMERLDGRVFHDCSLPGLSPQERRAIYFGMAEAMAKLHAVRPDEVGLGDYGRPGNYFERQIGRWTRQLRESPSDRIPALEAIADWLPRHVPPDDGRVSIAHGDFRLGNLLFHPGKPEVIGILDWELSTVGHPLADLGFCSMTWHSAPDEYGGILGLDHAALGIPSQREFLDHYFAHAVPTAPLERFHLVFSLFRFAVIFVGIADRARAGSAASADAASKSPLAGRFAVRAQEIIDGARPWKIEKAE